The DNA segment TGCTGATGCAGCGCTTCCGCACGGCCGAGTCCGCGGTGCTGCCGTGGATCGTGCTGAGCCAGACGGTGCCGCTGATCGCGATCGCACCGCTGGTGCGCCGCTGGGGCTCGCAGCTCGAGCTCGGCGCCTTCACCTGGGAGAACTGGATGTCGGTGGCGCTGATCGCCTCCTACCTCGCCTTCTTCCCGGTCTCGATCGGCGCGCTGCGCGGACTGAACGCGCCGTCGGCGCACCAGGTCGAGCTGATGCGCGTCTACGGCGTCGGCTGGTGGAAGACGCTGCTGCGGCTGCGCCTCCCCGCGAGCGTGCCGTTCCTCCTCCCGGCGCTGCGGCTCGGTGCCGTCAGCGCCGTGATCGGCACCGTCGTCGCCGAGGTCTCGATCGGCCTGCGCGGTGGCATCGGCCGGATGATCATCGAGTTCGCCTCCTCCGCCGGGGGAGACCCCGCCAAGCCCTGGGCGCCGATCCTGGGCGCGGTTCTGGTGGGCCTCGCGGCCGCCGGTGCCGTCGGCCTGATCGGCACCGCCCTCCGTCCGTTCCGCAGAGGGGAGCAGCCCGCATGAGCGCTGCCGAACCGGCCGTCGTCGTCGACTCCGTCACGAAGACGTTCACCACGAAGAAGAGCACGAGCGTCACCGCGCTCGACACCGTCTCGCTCGAGATCGCCGCGGGGGAGTTCGTGTCGCTGATCGGGCCCTCCGGCTGCGGCAAGTCGACGCTGCTGCGGCTGATCGCCGACCTCGACGAGCCGACCTCGGGCACGATCTCGGTGTTCGGCAAGACGGCGCGGCAGGCGCGGCTCGACCAGGAGTACGGGATCGCGTTCCAGCAGGCGGGGCTGCTGCCCTGGCGGAGCATCCGCGCGAACATCGCGCTGCCGCTCGAGCTGCACGGCGTCGGCGCCACGGCCCGCCGGTCGCGGGTCGACGAGCTGCTGGCGCTCGTGGGACTCGGCGACTTCGCCGACTCCTATCCCGACCAGCTCTCCGGCGGGATGCAGCAGCGGGTGGCAATCGCGCGCGCCCTCGCGGAGAGCCCGCGGCTGCTGCTGATGGACGAGCCCTTCGGCGCGCTGGACGAGATGACGCGCGAGCGGATGCAGACCGAGCTGCTGCGCATCCGGAGCGAGACGGGGGCCGCCGTGGTCTTCGTGACGCACTCGATCCCGGAGGCGGTGTTCCTCTCGGATCGCGTCGTCGTGATGTCGCCGCGGCCCGGACGGATCCGGGACGTGCTGCGGATCGCGCTGCCCGACTCCTCCGAGCGCGAGGCGGGGGTGCGCGAGGACGCGGCGTTCTTCTCGGACGTCGGGGCCGTGCGCGAGCTGCTGCACGGCGACGCCGCCGCGGTGCCGCGCGGGGTGGAGAACCGGTGAGCAGCCCCGCGCTCGCCCGGGCGGTCGTCGCGCCGCTCGTGCTCGGCGTCGCGGCGCTGCTGCTCTGGCAGGTCGGCGTCACGGCGCTCGACGTGCAGCCGTTCGTGCTGCCGTCGCCGCTCGCGATCGGGGCGGAGTTCGCGCAGAACGCGGGCTCGGTCCTGGCCGGGAGCCGGGTGACCGGCGGCAACGCGCTGATCGGGCTCGTCGCCGGGGCGGTGCTCGCGGTGCTCGTCGCCGGGGTGTCCGCGCTGGTGCGGGTCTTCGACGGGCTGGTGGCGGCGATCGTCGCCGCCGCGGCCGTCGTGCCGATCGTGGCGCTCGCTCCCGTGCTCTACACGATGTTCGGCGCCAACGTCGAGACGGCCCGGCAGCTCGTGGCGGCGCTCGCGGTCTTCGTGCCGGTGTACGTCAACACCCTGCGCGGGCTCCGGCAGGCCGCTCCCGTGCACCGCGATCTGATGCGCGCGTACGCCGCCTCGCCGTGGCAGACAGCGCGGACGATCACGCTGCCCGGGGCGGTGCCGTTCTTCTTCACGGGGCTGCGGATCGCCTCCTCGCTCGCCGTGATCTCGGCGCTGGTCGCCGAGTACTTCGGCGGGCCGATCGGGGGCCTGGGCAAGTCGATCACCTCGGCGGCGTCCGGCAGTGACTACGCGCTCGCCTACGCCTACGTGCTCGGGGCCGTGCTCGTGGGCCTCGTGTTCTACTGCGTCACCGCGGGCCTCGAGGCGCTCGCGCTGCGGCGCAGCCACGCGCGCTGAGGCGCGTCCCTCCACTCCCGCCGGCTCCCGCCGGACGGGCACTTCGGCACCACCCGAACGCACCACCCGCACACTGCACGCGCACCATCCGCACCACGGCACTCGCTCCATCCGCTCCACCGCTCCATCCGCTCCACGGCTCCATCCGCACCACGGCACTGACGGCCCGCCCGGGCCGCATCCCGCACCGCACCGCACCAGGAGGAACAGTGAACAGACGCACGCGCATCGCGATGACGACCACGGCGGGACTCGCCGCCGTCGGCCTCGCGCTCACCGGCTGCAGCGCAACCAGTGACACCGGCTCCGGAGCCTCGGGGGACTCGGGCGATCTCACGCCCGTGACCCTGCAGCTCCAGTGGGTCGCCCAGGCCCAGTTCGCCGGCTACTACGCCGCCGTCGACCAGGGCTACTACGAGGACGAGGGCCTCGACGTCACCATCGCCGAGGGCGGCGGCGACATCGTCCCGCAGGACGTCCTCGCCTCCGGAGACGCCGACTACGCGATCTCCTGGGTTCCGAAGGTGCTCGGCTCGATCGAGAACGGCGCGAACATCACCGATGTCGCGCAGATCTTCGAGCGCAGCGCCACCACGCAGATCTCCTTCAAGGACAAGGGCATCACCTCGCCCGCCGACCTCGCGGGCAAGCAGGTCGGCAGCTGGGGCTACGGCAACGAGTGGGAGCTCTTCGCCGGCATGCAGAAGGACGGGGTCGCGCTCGACGACATCTCGCTCGTGCAGCAGCAGTTCGACATGAACGGCTTCCTCGCGGGCGACATCGACGCGGCGCAGGCGATGACCTACAACGAGTACGCGCAGGTCCTCGAGTCGACGAATCCGGCCACGGGCGAGCTGTACACGCCCGACGACCTCAACGTGATCAGCTGGAACGACGTCGGCACGGCGATGCTGCAGGACGCGATCTGGGCCGACGCGGACAAGCTCTCGAGCGACGACGCCTACGCCGAGCAGACCGTCGCCTTCATCAAGGCGTCGATCAAGGGCTGGATCTACGCGAAGGACAACCCGCAGGAGGCGGCGGACATCGTCACCGCGGCCGGCTCCACGCTCGGCACGAGCCACCAGCTCTGGATGACCAACGAGGTGAACAAGCTGATCTGGCCCTCGACCAACGGCGTCGGCATGATCGATCAGGCGGCCTGGGACCAGACGGTCGACATCGCCAAGACGACGGAGAACGAGACCGGCGCGACCATCATCAGCGACGACCCGCCGGAGACGGCCTACTCGAACGAGTACGTCGAGAAGGCGCTCGCCGAGCTCGCGGACGAGGGCGTCGACACCAGCGGCGCCGACTACGAGCCGATCGAGGTGACCCTGGAGGAGGGCGGCGCCTGACGCGCCCCCTTCCACTGACCACCCTCTCCATTCCGGAGAAGTTGCGGTAGTCGATCCCGGCTACCGCAACTTTTGCGTGTTGACTCTCTGCTTCGCCGCGGCGGCGGAAGCGGGACTCTGCGACTCCGCGGCAGTTGCGGTAGTCGATCGCGACTACCGCAACTTTTGAGGAGTGGGGGTGCGGGGCGTCGGCGGGATCCGCCGGACCTCCGCCCGGGCGTGGCGCGGGGGACTAGGCTCGATCCTCGTGACTACTTTCAAGAAGACGCCGTTCACCGTGAACGTGCGCGACATCGTGAACCGCCCGGGGGAGATGCGCGAGCACCGTCTCGACCTCGAGGCGCCCGAGGCCTTCGGCGAGGGCATCGTCGCCGTCCGCCAGGGCGCGCCGCTCGATCTCGACGTCCGGATCGAGTCGGTGCACGAGGGCATTCTGGCCAGCGTCCAGGTGTCCGCGGAGGCCGTCGGCGAGTGCAGCCGCTGCCTCACTGACATCTCCCTGCCTGTCGATGTCGAGTTCCAGGAACTTTTCGCGTACTCTTCTGACGAAGCTTTCGACTATGAGGTTCACGACGACCACGTGGATCTTGAACCTCTGGTCAGGGATGCGGTGGTGCTGTCGCTGCCGTTCCAGCCGGTCTGCCGGCCGGATTGTCCGGGCCTCGACCCTGTCACGGGGGAGCGGCTGGCCGAGTCCTCCGTGTCCGAGCCCGAGGCTCCGCGCGACTCCAGGTGGGCCGCGCTCGCCGGGTTGGGCGAGTCGGGGACCGGTGGGGCCGCAGCGCCCGGAGCTTCCGCAGACAGTGGTGCCGGCGCCGAGCCGCGCACCGAAGACGACCGAACCTGATCAGCCCCGCCTGATCCGACCGAGCTAGAGAAGAGAGAATCATGGCTGTTCCCAAGAGGAAGAAGTCCCGCGCGAACACCCACGCTCGTCGTTCGCAGTGGAAGGCGGAGGTCCCGCCCCTGGTGAAGACCGTCGAGAACGGCAAGACCGTCTACAGCCTCCCGCACCGCGCCAAGGTCGTCGAGGACTCCGCGGGCACCGCGCTGTTCCTCGAGTACAAGGGCCGCAAGGTCGCGAACGTCTGATCCAGTCCCTTCGGCTCCGCGTCGCCCCGCGACACGAGCCGTGCGGTCCATGGTGAACCAGACCTCTGCCTCACCCTCCAGCGACGACCGGTCGCGTCTGGAGGCCACGCTCGGCGTGAGCCTCGACGGTGAGCTCTTCGAGCTCGCCCTGACGCACCGGTCGTTCGCTTTCGAGCACGGCGGCCTCCCGCACAACGAGCGCCTCGAGTTCCTCGGCGACTCGATCCTCGGGCAGGCCGTGACCGTGATGCTCTACACCGAGTACCCCGCGCTGAGCGAGGGCGACCTGGCCAAGCGCCGGGCGAGCCTGGTCTCGACCGTGGCTCTCGCCGAGATCGCCCGCGGCATCGGCCTCGGCGAGCACCTCCGCCTCGGCCGCGGCGAGGAGATGACCGGCGGCCGCGACAAGTCGTCGATCCTCGCGGACACCGTCGAGGCGATCATCGGCGCGGTCTACCTCGGCACCGGTCCGGACGCGGCCCGCGACCTCGTGCTGCGGCTGATCGCCCCGCTGACCGCGGATCCGCTGCGCTTCGGCGTCTCGATGGATCCGAAGACGAGCCTCCAGGAGGCGGCGGCCGAGCGCGGCGCGCCCGCGCCCCGCTACGAGATCGCGGCGACCGGGCCGGACCACAGCAAGGTCTTCGTCGCCACCGTCATCGTCGGCGGGCTGGTCACCGCGCGCGGCGAGGGGACGAGCAAGAAGGCGGCCGAGATGGCCGCCGCTCTCGACGCCTGGACGCGCCTCTCGGCGACGGCACCCGGTGAGCCGGTCGCGCCCGCCGCTCCGATCGAGGGTTGACCGTGCCCGAGCTGCCCGAGGTCGAGGTGGTGCGGGCCGGGCTCGCTCCCGCCGTCACCGGCTCACTGGTGACGAGCGTCGAGATCGTCGACGAGCGCTCGCTCAAGCGCCATGTGCACCCGCTCGGCTCGTTCGAGGGGCTGCTCGTCGGGCGGCGGCTGCGCGGCGCGGTGCGACGCGGCAAGTTCCTCTGGCTGCCGGCCGGTCGCGACGAGGCGCTGCTCGTGCACCTCGGGATGAGCGGGCAGGTGCTGCTGCAGACGGCCGACGCCGCGCTCGCGAAGCTGACCCGCATCCGGATCGGCATCGAGCATCCGGAGCACGGCGAGCTGGCCCTGCACTTCGTGGACCAGCGGATCTTCGGCTCGATGGCGATCGACTCGCTGGCTCCCACCGCGGACGGCGCTCCTGGCGGCTACGCCGGCGACGACGCGGTCGACGGCGACTGGCTGCGGGCAGTGCCCTCTCAGGTCGCGCACATCGCCCGCGATCCACTCGACCCGTTCTTCGACCTCTCGGCCGTCCTCGCCGTGCTGGCCCGCCGGAACAGCGGCATCAAGCGCTCCCTGCTCGATCAGACGCTGGTCAGCGGCATCGGCAACATCTACGCGGACGAATCGCTGTGGGCGGCCGAGCTGCACCCCGAGACGCCGAGCTCGACGCTGACCGAGGCGCGGATCCGCCGCCTGTTCGCCGAAGTCCGCTCGGTGCTCGAGCGCGCGCTGGCCGAGGGCGGCACCAGCTTCGACGCCCAGTACGTCAACGTGAACGGCGCCTCCGGCTACTTCTCGCACAGCCTCAACGCCTACGGGCAGACCGGCAAGCCCTGCCCGCGCTGCGGCGAGCCGATCGTGCGCGTGCCGTTCATGAACCGCTCGTCGCACCTCTGCCCGCACTGCCAGCGGCCGCCGCGCTGAGCGGCTCAGGGGCCGAGAATCGGGAAGAACCGAAGAACGTGCGTCCTCGCTCGCCTTCAGCGAGCAGCGGTGACGACCGCCTCGAGTCGCGGCCGAACCGACTCGGCCATCATGCTGATCTCTCGTTGAGCGATGCCGTTGGCCCGGGCGGACTCCTGCCAGGGCGCCAGCGACTCGGCGATCCGGACCATCCGCTCACGGCCTTCCCTCGCCGAGAGACTGAATCCTTCAGCCAGCGCGATCAGCGCCTCCGCCTCGTCAGGCGGTGCGTCGGCTCCCATGATCGAGGTGGAACGAGCACGCCACGGATCAGGGTTCGGATTCACGTCGAACGCCGGGCTCAGCCTCCACGCGCCGCGCTCAGCGAGGAAGCCGTGATTCCGCAGGTGGTCGTCCGTGTTTCCGAGTGCCACGCTCGCGACGATGCGGTCGAAGAGCTCGTGATGGTCTGCGCGCGGCGAGAAGGAGAGATCGCGGATGGCGTCGGAGAGTTCGGCGTAGTCCCGGTGTTCGCCGTCGGAACCGCTGAGAGCGGTCATCGCGCTGATGTAGCCGATCCGCCGGCCGTCCTCCGTGCGGTCGAACCGGCGCAGGATCAGCACGCTGCGTTCGCCTACGCGGCTGAGTCTCCGGTGGGGCGTTCGAAGACCCGCGCGATCCAGCAGGTCCAGGGCGGTCGATTCCCAGGCCATGACGTCCCATTCGTCGCTTCCATGGGGGAACTTCGCGATCGCCAGCGAGCCGTCCTCGAGGCGCACCGACGCCTTCGGTCGCGCCCCGCCCAGACCGGTCGTCCCCGTGTCGAGAAGCTGCTTGACCGCGCGGCTGGGGTCCTCGTCCGCGGAGACGTCGTCCGCGGCACGCAGGAGCGTCGGCAGGGACAGCAACGGGGGGACCGTCGAGGGCTCCCCGCTGAACGCTGCGCTGCCGGGAAGGCGGTAGCGGAGTGCGCCCTGCCGGGTGTCGTCACTCACGCCGAGAAGGAAGTCGACGTCGTCGAGGCGGCGGGGTGCGCGGTTCTCCTCGCGCGCGCGGATCCGCTCGGCCTTCTCGACGAGGTTGCGTCCCCAGCGGTCGGGGGCGCTGTCGGAGAAGGCGCGGACGAGGCCGGTCTGATGTTGCGAGCCGCTCACGAGTGGCAGCACAGGGTCGATGCTCGTACCTCCGCTTGTGAGGTAGTCGGCGTCGTAGAGGAAGGTCGTGGAGACCTCGCCTCGCGTGCGGGTGAAGTGCGCTCGACCGACCGGCCGGGAGCGGCCGTTCTCGTCGACCAGAACGTCCACGGTGGTCATCGGGCACGTTTCTTCGTCAGACGGCCGGCGCGCAGTCGGCCGATGTCGCTGGCGAGGGGGTCGGTAGCGGCGATGGTCTGATCGAGCACTCCGAGGGCTCGGAGGACCTGAGCGACGCTTCCGAAGCGCACACCGGGGTCACCCGCCTCGATCTTGTGCACTGTCGCGCGAGTGATGCCGGCGCGCTCCGCGACCTGCTGAGCGGTCAGGCCCAGCACCATGCGCCAGCCGCGTACGTTCTCACCGAGCTCTGCGAGCTGCGAGTCGATTCGGTAGCCGGGCATCCTGTTCCTCCAACGCTATGGTCGGAATACTACGCACAACGCTGTGGTGTGCAAAGGAACGTATGCATAACTGGGGAAAGGAAGGCAGGACCCGGCGAGGTCAGGCCGCGGCCTGACGCGGCGGAGCCGGGTCAGGCCGCGGCCTTCTCCTCCGCGGGGGTCGCGTGCTTCACGTGGGCGATGAGGTGGCCGAGGAGCGAGGCGATCAGGGTGATCGCGGCGGCGATGGCGAGGCCGAGCCAGAGGCCGACGTTGAGTGCCAGGGCGCCGACTCCGGCGCCGGCGGCGATCAGGACGACGGCGGTCGCGCGGCGGAACCAGGGCTGGCCCTTGCCGCCACCGAGGCGGGAGTCGGCGGCGAGGCCGGTGATGGTCGAGGTGACGACGACCGTGGTGACGTCCTTGACCGCGATGTGGCGGGCGGTCGCGGCCTGGAGGCCCATCGCGAGGCCCAGCACGCCGGTGACGGTCAGGGCCAGGGGCTCGGGGTGCTCGGGGACGACGCCGAGGACGACGGCGAGCACGGCCATCAGCAGGCCGACGACGGTGAAGAGCCAGGAGGAGCGGGTGGTCCAGCCGGCCTTCACCGGGCGCAGGACGCGGCCGCCGATCGCGGCGCCGAGCATGAAGCCGGCGAGGGCGATGATCGGGCCGACGATCGGGAGGTCGTCGGCGCCGGCGAGCGCCATGCCGAGGATGACCACGTTGCCGGTCATGTTGCCGGTGAAGACCCGGTCGAGGCCGAGGTAGCCGACGGCGTCGATGATGCCGGTCGAGAAGGTCAGGGCGAGCATGAGGCCGAGGTGGACGTTGTCGGTGCGCGTGCGCAGGCGTCGGAACACGGGGGTCCTGTCGTCGGAGGGGTGGGCGGGCACCGTGAGATGCCACTTGTGAGCGCCTCCGTCGGCGTGTCGCGTGCACAAGTGGCATCTCGCGGGAGGGAGCGAGGGTGGTGCGGGGCCGATACTGCCATGGATGCGGCGGGCGGCCGGGACACGAGGGCGCAACACGGCGCCGCTACTGTCGGACGGAGTGCGGGGCGGGCCCGCGCGGAGAGGCGGCCATCGTGCAGGACGTGCAGAGGCGGGACGCGCAGGAGCGGCCTGCGCAGGAGCAGTCGGCGGTGCGGGCGGTGCAGCCCGGGGAGGGACTTCCGGAGGGGGTCGAGTACCTGCCGGCCGGTCCGGGATCGGTGCTGTGGGGGCGGCTGCCCTGCGGGAGCGACCGGGCGGTGCTCACCGTGGACTCCGGTGCGGAGGTCGTCATCGACACGCTGAGCCACGAGGGGGTCCTGGAGGATCAGGGGCGGGATCCCGTCGCGTTCTTCGGGGCGCACGGTGTGGCTCCCGAGGGGGTGCTGCGCGACGCGACCGAGCTCGCCGCGGCCGGGCCCTTCCGCGACACCGCCGTCGACGGGCCGCACGTGGTGACCGGTCCGATCGCGGTGCGCGGCGCGCAGCCCGGCGATCTGCTCCGGATGACGCTGCTCGAGGCCGAGCCGCGCGTCCCGTACGGCGTGATCTCGAACCGGCACGGGCGCGGCGCGCTGCCGGGGGAGTACCCGCTCGCTGCCGGCCCGTTCAGCGCCTTCGCTCGGGTGGAGGAGGGCGCCGACGGCATTCGCCGGGGCGTGCTGCCGCTGACTCCGGGCGGTGAGCGCTCGGCGCGGTTCGAGCTGCACCCGTTCCTCGGGATCATGGGCGTCGCGGTGGCGGGCGACGAGCGGCCGCACTCGGTGCCCCCGGGTGCGCACGGCGGCAACATCGACATCTCGCTGCTGACGGCGGGCACGAGCGTCTATCTGCCGGTGCAGGTGCCGGAGGCCCTCGCCTACGTCGGGGACCCGCACTTCGCGCAGGGCGACGGCGAGGTCGCGCTGACCGCGATGGAGGCGAGCCTGCGGGTGCGGGTGCGCTTCGAGGTGATCCCGCGGGCGGAGGCGCTCGCCGCGTTCGGCGAGATCGCCGGGCCGCTCGGCGAGACGGCCGAGTTCCTGGTGCCGACCGGGATGGACGAGGACCTCGACGTCGCGGTGCAGAACTGCGTGCGCGCGGCGATCGCGCTGCTCCAGGCCCGCTACGGGATGGACGCGAGTCTCGCCTACGCGTACCTCAGTGCCGCGACGGACTTCAACATCTCGCAGGTCGTCGACCTGGTGAAGGGCGTGCACGCCCGCGTGCGGACGGCGGACTTCGATGACTGAGCAGCACGGCCCTGATCCGCGCGTCACGACGCTGGAAGGCGAGCTGCCCGACGGGCTCGTCGACGCGGTGCTCGCCTACGAGGCCGCGCTGGCGGCCGACGACGTGCCGGCGCTCGCCGACGCCTTCGTCCGCGAGCCGACGACGCTGCGCGGCGACGCCTCCGGGCTGCTCGTGGGGCACGAGGCGATCACGGGGTTCCGCGGGCGGCGCGGTGGGACGCCTCCGCGGGCGCTCGCCGAGCTGCACGTGCGGGCCCTCGGGGCGGACGACGCGCTGGTCGTGACGGTGAACCTGCCGGCCCGTGGCGGGCGCGGGCTGGTGACGCAGCTGTGGACACGTGACTCCGGAACCTGGCGGGTGCGCGCCGCGCAGGTGCAGGCGCCCGCGCCGGCGCTCGATGCGCGGGTGTGGCGGGCGGTCGGGGCGCCGCTCGTGCCCGCCTCCGCGTCGGGGCCGCTCGACGGGCTGGACGTGGCGGTGAAGGACCTGTTCGCGATCGAGGGGCAGCGGATCGGCGCGGGGATCCCCGTGCGCCTGACGGAGGCCTCCGTGGAGCGGTCGACCGCGCCCGCTGTCGCGATGCTGCTGGCCGCGGGAGCGTCGGTGCGCGGGATCGCGCAGACCGACGAGTTCGCGTACAGCATCGCGGGCCGGAACTCCGGCTACGGGACGCCGCCGAACCCGGCGGTGCCGGGGGCGATCCCCGGTGGCTCCTCGAGCGGACCCGCGACCGCGGTGTCGCTCGGGCAGGCGGCGGTCGGGCTCGCGACGGACACGGCGGGGTCGATCCGCGTGCCCGCGTCGTACCAGGGGCTCTGGGGGCTGCGGACGACGCACGGAGCGGTGCCGGTCGAGGGGCTGCTGCCGCTCGCGCCGAGCTTCGACACGGTGGGGTGGCTGGCGCGGGATCTCGGGACGCTGCGGAAGGTCGCCGCGGTCGCGCTGACCGGGCCCGCGGAGTCGCCCGCGGATGGGTTCGTCGTCTGCGACGCGCTGCTCGAGCGGGTCGACGCGCCGGTCGCGGCCGCGTTCTCGGCGGTGGTCGACGGGCTCGGGGCCGAGCGGATCGAGCTGCCGCCGCTGGCGGAGATGTTCGAGGCGTTCCGGCTCGTGCAGGCGGCGGAGGCGTGGGCGTCGGACGGTGCCTGGGTCACCGCGCACCCGGGCGTGCTGGCGCCGGACGTGCAGGCGCGGTTCGATGCGGCGGCGCGGATCGACGCGGAGACCGAGGCGGCGGCGCGGGAGCGGGTCGCGGTGTTCCGCGAGCGGCTCGACGAGGCGCTCGGCGGACGGGTGCTGCTGCTGCCGTCGGCGTCGTCGGTCGCGCCGGCGCTCGACGCGTCGGCCGAGGTGATCGATGCGGCTCGGACGGCGACTCTCGGGTTGACCTGTCTCGCGGGGATCGGCGGGTATCCGGCGCTGTCGGCGCCGCGGCTGAGCGTCGGCGGGCGACCGGTGGGGCTGTGCCTGGTCGGTCCGCGCGGGGCGGATCGGGCGCTGCTGGAGCTGGCGGCGGGACTCTCGAGGTAGGCGGGTCTCGATACGCCCGCGATGCGGGCTACTCGACCAGCATGAAGGGCAGCTCATGCTGGTCGAGTAGGCGCCGCAGGCGCCGTATCGAGACCTACCGACGCCGAAACATGGGCGAAACGTGTGTTGCAGTAAGGTCGGAACCTGAAACAGGTGTTTCTGCACGTCCGACTGCGAAGAAGGTGGCTCCCATTCCGACCGCGCCCGCGATCTCGACGTTCCTCCCCATCGACCCGCCGCCCCGGCTGCTGATGGGCCCCGGCCCGATCAACGCCGACCCGCGCGTGCTCCGCGCGATGTCCGCGCAGCTGGTGGGCCAGTACGACCCGTTCATGACCTCGATGATGAACGAGACGCAGGAGCTCTACCGCCGCGTCTTCGCCACCTCGAACGAGAAGACGATGCTGGTCGACGGCACCAGCCGCGCCGGCATCGAGGCCGCGCTCGTCTCGATGCTCGAGCCGGGCGACAGAGTGCTCGTGCCCGTCTTCGGCCGCTTCGGACATCTCCTCCGCGAGATCGCCGAGCGCTGCGGCGCCGAGGTGCACGTGATCGAGGCGGAGTGGGGCCAGGTGTTCCCGGTCTCGGTCATCACCGAGGCGATCGAGCGCGTGCGCCCGAAGGTGCTCGCGGTCGTGCACGGCGACACCTCGACGACGATGGCGCAGCCGCTCGAGGAGCTCGGCGCGGTCTGCGAGAATCACGGCGTGCTGTTCTACACCGACGTCACCGCGTCGCTCGCGGGCAACGCGTTCGGCGCCGACGAGCTCGGCCTCGACGCCGTCTCGGCCGGCCTGCAGAAGTGCCTCGGCGGGC comes from the Rathayibacter festucae DSM 15932 genome and includes:
- a CDS encoding acetamidase/formamidase family protein, which gives rise to MQRRDAQERPAQEQSAVRAVQPGEGLPEGVEYLPAGPGSVLWGRLPCGSDRAVLTVDSGAEVVIDTLSHEGVLEDQGRDPVAFFGAHGVAPEGVLRDATELAAAGPFRDTAVDGPHVVTGPIAVRGAQPGDLLRMTLLEAEPRVPYGVISNRHGRGALPGEYPLAAGPFSAFARVEEGADGIRRGVLPLTPGGERSARFELHPFLGIMGVAVAGDERPHSVPPGAHGGNIDISLLTAGTSVYLPVQVPEALAYVGDPHFAQGDGEVALTAMEASLRVRVRFEVIPRAEALAAFGEIAGPLGETAEFLVPTGMDEDLDVAVQNCVRAAIALLQARYGMDASLAYAYLSAATDFNISQVVDLVKGVHARVRTADFDD
- a CDS encoding AtzH-like domain-containing protein, with protein sequence MTEQHGPDPRVTTLEGELPDGLVDAVLAYEAALAADDVPALADAFVREPTTLRGDASGLLVGHEAITGFRGRRGGTPPRALAELHVRALGADDALVVTVNLPARGGRGLVTQLWTRDSGTWRVRAAQVQAPAPALDARVWRAVGAPLVPASASGPLDGLDVAVKDLFAIEGQRIGAGIPVRLTEASVERSTAPAVAMLLAAGASVRGIAQTDEFAYSIAGRNSGYGTPPNPAVPGAIPGGSSSGPATAVSLGQAAVGLATDTAGSIRVPASYQGLWGLRTTHGAVPVEGLLPLAPSFDTVGWLARDLGTLRKVAAVALTGPAESPADGFVVCDALLERVDAPVAAAFSAVVDGLGAERIELPPLAEMFEAFRLVQAAEAWASDGAWVTAHPGVLAPDVQARFDAAARIDAETEAAARERVAVFRERLDEALGGRVLLLPSASSVAPALDASAEVIDAARTATLGLTCLAGIGGYPALSAPRLSVGGRPVGLCLVGPRGADRALLELAAGLSR